Proteins co-encoded in one Gouania willdenowi chromosome 1, fGouWil2.1, whole genome shotgun sequence genomic window:
- the LOC114467898 gene encoding LOW QUALITY PROTEIN: GTPase IMAP family member 4-like (The sequence of the model RefSeq protein was modified relative to this genomic sequence to represent the inferred CDS: inserted 2 bases in 2 codons) encodes MAEAIPLREKKQRTLPRSDGCGLNFEALDLSGGLRIVLVGXTGSGKSASGNTILGRAAFKEDPSPISVTQHCETQSGDVDGTAVQVIDTPGLFDTGITEEELKSRIEECVKMSVPGPHAFLLVIRLGVRFTEEERNAVKWIQDNFGDDASMYTIMLFTCKDQAKADXALKECKELRRLSITFGRRYHAFNNNDAGEREQVNELITMIKEMLHDNGGKHYTNEMYEKAQRKLREEEERKKQEEEEKKEEERKIWDAEREKQEKEKEKKKKVRRKNIQVASAGAVVLVLAGVIIAVGANTTVALALGAPALVLGVLCGLAAICIWKGIKCHGKPSIPV; translated from the exons ATGGCTGAAG CGATACCTCtaagagaaaagaaacagagaACTTTACCTCGGTCTGATGGGTGTGGTCTGAACTTTGAAG CTCTAGATTTATCTGGAGGCTTGAGGATTGTCCTGGTCG AAACTGGTTCAGGGAAGAGTGCCAGTGGGAATACTATCCTGGGAAGAGCTGCCTTTAAAGAAGACCCGAGCCCAATTTCTGTGACCCAACACTGTGAGACTCAGAGTGGAGATGTGGATGGGACTGCAGTGCAGGTGATCGACACCCCAGGTCTGTTTGATACGGGCATCACAGAAGAAGAGTTGAAAAGCCGGATAGAGGAATGTGTTAAGATGTCAGTACCTGGCCCTCACGCCTTCCTGCTGGTGATCAGACTTGGTGTTCGGTTCACTGAGGAGGAACGGAACGCCGTGAAGTGGATCCAGGATAACTTTGGGGATGATGCCTCCATGTACACTATCATGCTGTTCACGTGTAAAGATCAAGCCAAGGCTG ATGCTCTGAAGGAGTGCAAGGAACTGAGGAGACTCTCCATCACGTTCGGACGGAGGTACCACGCGTTCAACAACAACGACGCCGGAGAACGTGAGCAGGTCAACGAGCTGATCACCATGATCAAAGAAATGCTACACGACAATGGCGGGAAACACTACACAAACGAGATGTATGAGAAAGCCCAACGGAAGCTGAGGGAAGAGGAGGAGCGCAAGAAGcaagaggaggaagagaagaaagaggaggagaggaaaatATGGGATGCAGAGAGGGAGAAGcaggagaaagagaaagagaaaaagaagaaggtgCGGAGGAAGAATATACAAGTGGCCTCGGCTGGTGCGGTTGTGCTGGTGCTGGCCGGGGTGATCATAGCTGTGGGGGCCAACACCACCGTGGCCCTGGCTCTCGGAGCTCCGGCTCTTGTCTTGGGAGTGCTGTGTGGCTTGGCAGCCATTTGCATCTGGAAGGGTATTAAATGCCACGGAAAACCAAGTATACCAGTATAG
- the LOC114467906 gene encoding LOW QUALITY PROTEIN: GTPase IMAP family member 7-like (The sequence of the model RefSeq protein was modified relative to this genomic sequence to represent the inferred CDS: inserted 1 base in 1 codon), with translation MQPRTHRKPNLYSTDLAPTDMFGANVWTACCISALFTLGVSFVQCEEQNAASTRLNDLRIILVGKTGAGKSACGNTILGRRDAFKEDISPESVTKGCRRDRVRDGNRDIVVIDTPGLFDTTKTKKELKGDIEXCVYQSVPGPHAFLLVISLKSRFTEEEQNAVKWIEDNFGSDASTYTMVLFTHEDLLEDKSVAEYVSESKHLQRLINQCGGRYHSLINKQKQSLSQVRELLYKIKEMVKFNGGGHYTNEMYQRAQRMLEEERQKKEEEEKRKEKEKYKKFREEEIKGENCQKQLLLSLGLLGVATLISPYVAVGIAAAYGVSGCFDVFGNMVCA, from the exons ATGCAGCCAAGGACGCATAGGAAGCCAAACCTTTATAGCACAG ATTTGGCACCTACAGACATGTTTGGAGCTAACGTTTGGACTGCTTGTTGCATCAGCGCACTCTTCACATTGGGCGTTTCCTTTGTTCAGTGTGAGGAACAGAATGCAG CATCTACTCGTTTGAACGACTTGAGAATAATTCTGGTGGGAAAGACGGGTGCAGGAAAGAGTGCGTGCGGAAACACTATTCTGGGACGTAGAGATGCCTTCAAAGAGGATATATCACCAGAGTCTGTGACCAAAGGCTGCCGCAGGGACAGGGTAAGGGATGGTAACAGGGATATTGTTGTCATCGACACCCCAGGATTGTTTGACacgactaaaacaaaaaaagaactaaaaggagatattg aatgtgtttaccAGTCCGTTCCTGGACCTCACGCTTTCCTCTTGGTGATCAGTCTGAAGTCCAGATTCACTGAGGAGGAGCAGAACGCTGTAAAGTGGATTGAAGATAATTTTGGCTCTGATGCCTCCACATACACCATGGTCTTGTTCACACATGAAGATCTGTTGGAAGATAAATCTGTGGCTGAGTACGTGTCAGAGAGCAAACATCTACAAAGATTGATAAACCAGTGTGGAGGACGATACCATTCACTtatcaacaaacaaaaacaaagcttaAGCCAGGTCAGAGAGCTACTgtataaaatcaaagaaatggTGAAATTCAATGGAGGGGGTCATTACACCAATGAGATGTACCAGAGAGCCCAACGTATGCTGGAAGAAGAGCGGCAaaagaaagaggaagaggagaaaaggaaagaaaaggaaaaatacaagaaattcaGAGAAGAGGAGATTAAGGGGGAAAACTGTCAGAAACAACTTTTACTTTCCTTGGGACTTTTAGGTGTTGCAACATTGATAAGTCCCTATGTGGCAGTAGGAATTGCTGCAGCATATGGCGTATCAGGATGTTTTGATGTGTTTGGAAACATGGTTTGTGCTTga
- the rasd2b gene encoding dexamethasone-induced Ras-related protein 1: MWIRGSGSSKVRLAYRNASQHLKSSGIKAGLGLLKIASSQWQLEKKKRTEISTPNTCYPYKTSALDQLAALALHGQSRQSWIGPKRSSEPFHSKPQHCKRIVVLGAPRVGKTSILRRYLRDGFVEEYNPTSEDFLRKLFRIRGESYQIDILDASRERDFPAKRRLSILTGDIFLLVFSVDDRSSFAEVCALRAEILVAKSKLIKSSVPDYCANLRVPLLVCANKVDLLERKVSKEEVLQALGNDDCAYFETSAKDSTNLEKVFEALATRGGLPTETGPSQHRKVSLRSYQAIRTGRAAGSGSRIPGWEDPCGTLHPLARRPSFSSDLRHVIGPHNAGKPGKGLGKCPIQ; the protein is encoded by the exons ATGTGGATCAGAGGCTCCGGTTCCTCTAAAGTCCGACTGGCTTACAGAAACGCCTCGCAGCACCTGAAATCGTCAGGAATCAAAGCGGGTTTGGGTTTACTTAAAATTGCCTCATCCCAGTGGCAACTGGAAAAGAAGAAGCGCACTGAAATATCCACTCCAAACACCTGTTATCCTTACAAGACATCAGCACTGGACCAACTCGCAGCTCTGGCTCTCCATGGTCAAAGCCGACAGAGCTGGATTGGCCCAAAGCGCAGCTCAGAACCTTTCCACTCCAAGCCGCAGCACTGCAAGCGCATCGTGGTTCTCGGTGCGCCACGGGTCGGCAAGACCTCCATCCTCAGAAGATACCTTCGGGATGGGTTCGTAGAGGAGTACAACCCCACCTCGGAGGATTTCTTGAGAAAACTCTTCCGTATCCGAGGGGAGTCATACCAGATTGACATCCTGGATGCGTCCCGGGAAAGAGATTTCCCAGCGAAACGGAGGCTGTCCATTCTCACTG GCGATATTTTCCTGCTTGTATTCAGTGTTGATGACCGGAGCTCCTTTGCAGAGGTGTGCGCCCTGCGGGCAGAGATATTAGTCGCCAAATCCAAGCTCATCAAGTCCTCTGTTCCGGACTATTGCGCAAACCTGCGGGTTCCTCTGCTGGTCTGCGCCAACAAGGTGGACCTGCTGGAGCGCAAAGTATCCAAAGAAGAGGTCCTCCAAGCCCTCGGTAATGATGACTGTGCTTATTTTGAAACGTCCGCAAAGGACAGCACCAACCTCGAAAAAGTCTTCGAGGCTCTGGCGACGCGCGGCGGGTTGCCGACCGAAACTGGGCCTTCTCAGCACCGCAAAGTGTCGCTGCGCTCGTACCAGGCCATTAGGACGGGCCGTGCAGCGGGCAGCGGGAGCCGGATACCCGGGTGGGAAGATCCCTGCGGAACTCTGCATCCACTGGCCCGTCGGCCAAGTTTTAGTTCGGATCTCCGACATGTCATTGGGCCTCATAATGCAGGGAAGCCTGGGAAAGGACTGGGAAAATGTCCAATTCAGTGA